One Streptomyces sp. RPA4-2 genomic window carries:
- a CDS encoding NAD(P)/FAD-dependent oxidoreductase — translation MIDVLVSGGGPAGLAAAIHAALAGLEAVVVEPRTAPVDKACGEGVMPGGVAALRGLGVEVTGRELRGIRYLDGAVRAEASFRGPGGLGIRRTALHSALHERALGLGVRMLPGKVGEVHQSADTITAAGITARWLIAADGLHSPLRRSLGLELPGRPHGRYGLRRHYRAEPWTDFVEVHWSRHGEAYVTPVEDDLVGVAVLSDSRRGYDDHLADFPALTASLRGPAATEVRGAGPLLQRVRRRVAGRVLLVGDAAGYLDALTGEGIALALASAGAAVRCLAAGRPGAYERAWVRLTRRHRLLTGALLAASRRPGTARLIVPAASRMPPLFSAAIHALQ, via the coding sequence GTGATCGACGTACTCGTGAGCGGCGGAGGTCCGGCCGGTCTTGCCGCCGCCATCCACGCCGCGCTCGCCGGTCTGGAGGCAGTCGTGGTCGAACCACGGACAGCGCCCGTGGACAAGGCCTGCGGAGAAGGTGTCATGCCCGGCGGTGTCGCCGCGCTGCGAGGACTGGGTGTCGAGGTCACCGGCCGCGAACTGCGCGGCATCCGGTACCTGGACGGCGCCGTCCGGGCCGAAGCGTCCTTCCGCGGCCCCGGCGGCCTGGGGATCCGCCGTACCGCGCTGCATTCCGCACTGCACGAGCGGGCCCTCGGCCTCGGCGTGCGGATGCTGCCCGGCAAGGTCGGCGAGGTTCACCAGAGCGCGGATACGATCACCGCCGCCGGGATCACGGCCCGTTGGCTGATCGCCGCCGACGGCCTGCACTCCCCGCTGCGCCGAAGCCTGGGGCTGGAACTGCCGGGCCGTCCCCACGGCCGGTACGGGCTGCGCCGGCACTACCGCGCCGAGCCCTGGACGGACTTCGTGGAGGTCCACTGGTCGCGGCACGGCGAGGCCTACGTGACACCGGTCGAAGACGACCTGGTGGGCGTGGCGGTCCTCAGCGACAGCCGCCGCGGCTACGACGATCACCTGGCCGACTTCCCGGCTCTCACCGCGTCGCTGCGCGGGCCGGCCGCGACGGAGGTACGTGGCGCCGGACCGTTGTTGCAACGGGTGCGGCGCAGAGTCGCCGGCCGCGTCCTGCTCGTCGGCGATGCCGCGGGATACCTGGACGCCCTGACCGGTGAGGGCATCGCCCTCGCGTTGGCGTCGGCCGGGGCCGCCGTCCGCTGTCTTGCCGCCGGGCGGCCGGGCGCGTACGAACGTGCCTGGGTACGGCTGACCCGGCGTCACAGGCTGCTGACCGGTGCCCTGCTGGCCGCGAGCCGCCGTCCCGGCACCGCCCGACTCATCGTCCCCGCGGCGTCTCGGATGCCCCCGCTGTTCTCAGCGGCGATCCACGCACTCCAATAG
- a CDS encoding isoprenylcysteine carboxyl methyltransferase family protein, which translates to MIWYGLLVAAVAAERVAELVVARRNERWSTARGATVTGQGHYPAMVALHTGLLGGCLAEVWLAGRPFLPVLAWPMLTVLVAAQGLRWWCINTLGPRWNTRVIVVPGLPLVRSGPYRWRWLRHPNYVAVVAEGVALPLVHTAWVTAAVFTVLDAVLLTVRIRCENRALATATAPPSATPSPA; encoded by the coding sequence ATGATCTGGTACGGGCTACTGGTGGCCGCCGTCGCCGCCGAACGTGTCGCGGAACTCGTCGTCGCCCGCCGCAACGAACGGTGGAGCACCGCCCGCGGCGCGACGGTGACCGGGCAGGGCCACTACCCGGCGATGGTCGCCCTCCACACCGGCCTGCTGGGCGGCTGTCTGGCCGAGGTGTGGCTGGCCGGTCGGCCCTTCCTGCCCGTCCTGGCCTGGCCGATGCTGACCGTGCTGGTGGCCGCCCAGGGCCTGCGGTGGTGGTGCATCAACACCCTGGGGCCCCGCTGGAACACCCGGGTGATCGTCGTCCCCGGCCTGCCACTGGTGAGGAGCGGCCCCTACCGCTGGCGGTGGCTGCGCCATCCGAACTACGTGGCCGTCGTCGCCGAGGGCGTGGCGCTGCCCCTGGTGCACACCGCCTGGGTCACCGCGGCCGTGTTCACCGTGCTCGACGCCGTGCTGCTCACCGTGCGCATCCGCTGCGAGAACCGGGCGCTGGCCACCGCTACCGCTCCTCCTTCGGCCACCCCGTCGCCCGCGTGA
- a CDS encoding type III polyketide synthase — protein sequence MTRIAAVHGALAPHRRTQSEITDMVARTCLPTGTDRRVLDRLHRSAKVRSRHMTLPLEQYGELDGFGAANDVFIAAATDLGAKAVRDALHMAGLSAADVDLLVFTSVTGIATPSIDARLAGRLGLRPDVKRLPLFGLGCAGGAAGLARMHDHLLGRPDDVGVLLSVELCSLTFQRDDASMANMVATGLFGDGAAAVVAHGANRPAGTDGPTIVDTRSHLYPDTGRVMGWDIKDSGFQVVLDPQVPDVVRRYLADDVEGFLGDHGLKPKDVTAWVCHPGGPKVLEAVTEALDLPDDALDVTWRHLADVGNLSSSSVLHVLRDTLAERRPPPGTAGVLLAMGPGFACELVLLRW from the coding sequence ATGACGCGGATCGCCGCCGTTCACGGTGCCCTGGCACCGCACCGTCGCACGCAGTCCGAGATCACCGACATGGTGGCCCGTACCTGTCTGCCCACGGGCACCGACCGCCGGGTCCTGGACCGGCTGCACCGCAGTGCCAAGGTCCGCTCGCGCCACATGACGTTGCCGCTCGAACAGTACGGGGAACTCGACGGATTCGGCGCCGCCAACGACGTCTTCATCGCCGCCGCCACCGATCTGGGCGCCAAGGCCGTGCGAGACGCGCTGCACATGGCCGGCCTGTCCGCAGCCGACGTCGACCTGCTGGTCTTCACCTCCGTCACCGGCATCGCCACCCCCTCGATCGACGCACGGCTGGCCGGCCGCCTCGGACTGCGGCCGGACGTCAAGAGACTGCCCCTGTTCGGTCTGGGCTGCGCCGGTGGCGCCGCGGGCCTGGCCCGCATGCACGACCACCTGCTGGGCCGCCCCGACGACGTGGGCGTACTGCTGTCGGTCGAGCTGTGTTCGCTCACCTTCCAGCGCGACGACGCCTCCATGGCCAACATGGTCGCCACCGGGCTGTTCGGCGACGGAGCCGCCGCTGTCGTCGCCCACGGCGCGAACCGCCCGGCCGGGACCGACGGCCCCACGATCGTGGACACACGCAGCCACCTGTATCCGGACACCGGGCGCGTCATGGGGTGGGACATCAAGGACTCCGGCTTCCAGGTGGTCCTCGACCCGCAGGTCCCCGACGTGGTGCGCCGATACCTCGCCGACGACGTCGAGGGGTTCCTGGGTGACCACGGTCTGAAGCCCAAGGACGTGACCGCCTGGGTGTGCCACCCCGGCGGCCCCAAGGTCCTGGAGGCCGTCACCGAGGCCCTCGATCTTCCCGACGACGCGCTCGATGTGACCTGGCGTCATCTGGCGGACGTGGGCAACCTGTCCTCGTCCTCGGTGCTCCACGTACTGCGCGACACCCTGGCCGAACGCCGCCCGCCGCCGGGCACCGCAGGTGTGCTGCTGGCGATGGGGCCCGGCTTCGCCTGTGAACTCGTCCTGTTGCGCTGGTAG
- a CDS encoding UbiA family prenyltransferase, with the protein MGTYEEPTACRTTASWTVRVGGLAGACHPGPVVAVTALMAALALTTGQGAARCALTTAAVVTGQLSVGWCNDAFDARRDIATGRRGKPVVDGTVGVTQVWVAAYAALALCVPLSFGCGLRAGVAHLAGVAAAWAYDLRLKSTVWSWAPYAVGFAALPAFVTLGLPGQPWPAWWLVTAGALLGVGAHLGDVLPDIRGDLATGVRGWPQRLGPDGARLLLPVPLVTASAVLALGPAGPPGRWGVAALAVAGLVAVAGTALGRRRARAAFAAAVAVAVVDVALLLLRGTGIT; encoded by the coding sequence ATGGGCACTTACGAGGAGCCGACGGCCTGCCGCACGACCGCGAGTTGGACCGTCCGAGTGGGTGGCCTGGCCGGGGCCTGCCACCCCGGTCCCGTAGTGGCGGTCACCGCCCTGATGGCCGCCCTGGCCCTGACCACGGGTCAGGGTGCCGCGCGCTGTGCCCTGACCACCGCCGCGGTGGTGACCGGGCAGTTGTCCGTCGGCTGGTGCAACGACGCGTTCGACGCACGCCGGGACATCGCCACAGGGCGCCGGGGCAAACCTGTCGTCGACGGCACGGTGGGCGTGACGCAGGTGTGGGTGGCCGCGTATGCGGCGCTGGCGCTGTGCGTGCCGTTGTCGTTCGGCTGCGGCCTGCGGGCGGGCGTCGCGCACCTGGCCGGAGTGGCGGCGGCCTGGGCGTACGACCTGCGGCTCAAGTCGACGGTGTGGTCCTGGGCGCCGTACGCGGTGGGTTTCGCCGCGCTCCCGGCGTTCGTGACGCTGGGGCTGCCAGGGCAGCCGTGGCCGGCCTGGTGGCTCGTCACCGCCGGGGCGTTACTGGGGGTCGGAGCCCACCTGGGCGATGTGCTGCCGGACATCCGCGGAGACCTGGCGACGGGTGTACGGGGGTGGCCGCAGCGGCTGGGTCCGGACGGCGCACGGCTGCTGCTGCCGGTGCCGCTGGTGACCGCGTCCGCGGTCCTGGCGCTGGGACCCGCCGGACCGCCCGGCAGGTGGGGAGTGGCGGCTCTCGCGGTGGCGGGCCTGGTCGCGGTGGCCGGGACGGCGCTCGGACGCCGTCGGGCGCGGGCGGCGTTCGCGGCCGCGGTGGCCGTGGCGGTGGTGGACGTGGCATTGCTGCTTCTGCGCGGCACCGGGATCACGTGA
- a CDS encoding NADP-dependent oxidoreductase, with amino-acid sequence MRAIQFGKFGPPEVLGVGSAPEPHAGPGEVRIAVRTSGVSPVDLALRAGDSPSRDGLDLPHIPGVDAAGVIDEVGAGVQGFAVGDEVFGAVDVTRLGGASAEFAVLAFWAAKPAALPWEQAGAAATGVETATRALDLLGVGDGRGTTLLIDGATGGVGSIAVQLAAARGARVIGTGRPGSHDFLAGLGAIPVAYGPGLAERVRALGIPRIDRALDVAGAGSLDELIALTGGAEPVVTLADFTGPGRGVRLSLGRYGGGPDGCHGLALAADLAERGRFRVPVQAVFPADRAAEAHAAAATGPRRGKTVLDLAGLTADV; translated from the coding sequence ATGCGCGCCATACAGTTCGGCAAGTTCGGTCCCCCGGAGGTGCTCGGCGTCGGATCCGCGCCCGAGCCGCACGCGGGTCCGGGTGAGGTGCGGATCGCGGTCCGGACCAGCGGGGTGTCGCCGGTCGACCTCGCACTGCGTGCCGGTGACTCGCCCTCGCGCGACGGCCTCGACCTTCCGCACATCCCCGGCGTGGACGCGGCCGGGGTGATCGACGAGGTCGGCGCGGGCGTCCAGGGCTTCGCGGTCGGCGACGAGGTGTTCGGGGCGGTCGACGTCACCCGGCTGGGCGGGGCGAGCGCGGAGTTCGCCGTGCTGGCGTTCTGGGCGGCGAAGCCTGCCGCCCTGCCCTGGGAGCAGGCAGGCGCAGCGGCGACAGGCGTCGAGACGGCGACCCGGGCGCTGGATCTGCTGGGCGTGGGCGACGGGCGGGGCACGACGCTGCTGATCGACGGCGCGACGGGCGGTGTCGGAAGCATCGCCGTGCAGTTGGCGGCGGCACGCGGGGCGCGCGTGATCGGGACCGGTCGCCCCGGCAGCCACGATTTTCTCGCCGGTCTCGGCGCGATCCCGGTCGCGTACGGACCCGGTCTGGCCGAACGGGTCCGCGCGCTCGGCATCCCACGGATCGACCGCGCGCTCGACGTCGCCGGGGCCGGCTCGCTCGACGAACTCATCGCCCTCACGGGCGGCGCGGAGCCGGTGGTCACGCTCGCGGACTTCACGGGTCCGGGCCGCGGAGTACGCCTCTCGCTCGGTCGCTACGGAGGCGGGCCGGACGGGTGCCACGGGCTCGCGCTCGCCGCGGACCTCGCCGAGCGGGGACGATTCCGCGTACCCGTCCAGGCCGTCTTCCCCGCCGACCGCGCGGCCGAGGCGCACGCTGCCGCGGCGACGGGCCCGCGCCGCGGCAAGACCGTGCTCGATCTCGCCGGACTCACGGCCGACGTCTGA
- a CDS encoding esterase-like activity of phytase family protein, with product MTSRPFSRKPTRIAIAIGATVAAVGAGTVAAQAGGWLSAPSHDFGTVSDSFSGHGTLTGNVLRNDNGATAVVRHTDPSNGKVTVNADGTFSYIPESGFKGTDTFTYTATDAVQLFKDAQANGTPIPPLTQVAGPGGTSTKISGEGFGSSLTPVPGRSGHFYGLTDRGPNADAPDGNKSEMVLDFTPEIGEFKLVDGKARLIKTVTLKGPKSLGGVSYSGRPPHDTSETIDDLAATNANGGTPTPVTRDPYGYDSEGLVALPDGTFWVSDEYGPYITHFDAHGYELGRLTPYRNSPDNAHHKILGYLPAELANRSKNKGMEGLTVTPDGSTLVGVMQAALQQPDLGSTKAGNVAATRIVTVNLRTFQSKQYLYLLDNPATTGAANSEITALSSTRFLVDERDGNFEPFAQKTLYEVDINGATDVSGLTIGGKSPEALVGTAGTNAALTSLTGAGVHVAQKQPYLNVGTLVSQLDPSGAFFGHDKVEGVATANSGKTVYLSNDDDFGIDTIAVDPDGKWTVHQKVLPPTGQEDSGEILKVDTTKLPAVLKTVTVTVHVR from the coding sequence GTGACTTCAAGACCCTTCTCCCGCAAGCCCACCCGCATCGCCATCGCGATCGGCGCCACCGTCGCAGCCGTGGGCGCAGGCACGGTCGCGGCCCAGGCCGGTGGCTGGCTCTCGGCCCCGTCCCACGACTTCGGCACGGTCTCCGACTCCTTCTCCGGTCACGGCACGCTGACCGGCAACGTTCTGCGGAACGACAACGGCGCGACCGCTGTCGTGCGCCACACCGACCCGTCCAACGGCAAGGTGACGGTCAACGCGGACGGCACGTTCTCGTACATCCCCGAGTCCGGCTTCAAGGGCACGGACACCTTCACCTACACGGCCACCGACGCGGTTCAGCTGTTCAAGGACGCTCAGGCGAACGGGACCCCCATCCCGCCGCTGACGCAGGTCGCGGGTCCGGGCGGCACCAGCACCAAGATCTCCGGTGAGGGCTTCGGCTCGTCGCTCACGCCGGTGCCGGGCAGGTCGGGCCACTTCTACGGCCTCACCGACCGCGGCCCCAACGCCGACGCTCCGGACGGCAACAAGTCCGAGATGGTCCTCGACTTCACGCCTGAGATCGGCGAGTTCAAGCTCGTCGACGGCAAGGCCCGGCTCATCAAGACGGTCACCCTGAAGGGGCCGAAGAGCCTCGGCGGTGTGTCGTACAGCGGCCGTCCGCCGCACGACACGAGCGAGACGATCGACGACCTCGCCGCGACGAACGCCAACGGCGGTACCCCCACTCCCGTGACCAGGGACCCGTACGGCTACGACTCCGAGGGCCTGGTGGCGCTGCCGGACGGCACGTTCTGGGTGTCGGACGAGTACGGCCCGTACATCACGCACTTCGACGCGCACGGCTACGAGTTGGGCCGGCTGACCCCGTACAGGAACAGCCCTGACAACGCGCACCACAAGATCCTCGGGTACCTGCCTGCCGAGCTCGCCAACCGGTCGAAGAACAAGGGCATGGAAGGCCTGACGGTCACGCCGGACGGCTCGACCCTGGTGGGCGTCATGCAGGCCGCGTTGCAGCAGCCGGATCTCGGCAGCACCAAGGCCGGCAATGTCGCGGCCACTCGTATCGTCACGGTCAACCTGCGCACGTTCCAGTCCAAGCAGTACCTGTACCTGCTGGACAACCCGGCCACCACGGGCGCCGCGAACAGCGAGATCACCGCGCTGTCCAGCACGAGGTTCCTGGTGGACGAGCGTGACGGCAACTTCGAGCCGTTCGCCCAGAAGACCCTCTACGAGGTCGACATCAACGGCGCGACCGACGTCAGCGGCCTGACGATCGGCGGCAAGTCGCCCGAGGCCCTGGTCGGGACGGCCGGCACCAACGCCGCTCTCACCTCGCTCACCGGCGCCGGTGTCCACGTCGCGCAGAAGCAGCCGTACCTCAACGTCGGCACGCTGGTGAGTCAACTCGACCCCAGCGGTGCGTTCTTCGGCCACGACAAGGTCGAGGGCGTGGCCACCGCGAACTCCGGCAAGACCGTGTACCTGTCCAACGACGACGACTTCGGCATCGACACCATCGCGGTCGACCCCGACGGGAAGTGGACGGTGCACCAGAAGGTGCTGCCGCCCACGGGGCAGGAGGACAGCGGCGAGATCCTGAAGGTGGACACCACCAAGCTGCCGGCGGTCCTCAAGACCGTCACGGTGACGGTCCACGTGCGCTGA
- a CDS encoding aldo/keto reductase: MTAVPAITLNNAVRIPQLGFGTFQIPPEETRETTLAALEAGYRHIDTAEMYGNEKEVGQAVRDSGLDRGDVFVTSKLDNGAHAHDDALQAFDRTMEELALDYLDLFLIHWPLPGKGDFVETWKALEEIYRSGRVKAIGVSNFQPQHLRRLLEDSEVVPAVNQIEVHPYLTQADARAFGAEHDIATEAWSPIAQGKVLDDPTIKRIAERVGKTPAQVTLRWHLQRGDIVFPKSVTQKRIEENFDLFDFELGEGDIGEISALNRDERTGPDPDRFNG; encoded by the coding sequence GTGACAGCAGTCCCCGCCATCACCCTCAACAACGCGGTGCGGATCCCCCAGCTCGGCTTCGGCACCTTCCAGATCCCGCCGGAGGAGACCCGCGAGACGACGCTGGCCGCGCTGGAAGCCGGCTACCGGCACATCGACACGGCGGAAATGTACGGCAACGAGAAGGAGGTCGGCCAAGCGGTCCGCGACTCCGGTCTCGACCGTGGCGACGTCTTCGTGACCAGCAAGCTCGACAACGGCGCCCATGCGCACGACGACGCCCTCCAGGCGTTCGACCGCACGATGGAGGAGCTGGCCCTCGACTACCTGGACCTCTTCCTCATCCACTGGCCGCTGCCCGGCAAGGGCGACTTCGTGGAGACCTGGAAGGCTCTGGAGGAGATCTACCGCTCCGGCCGGGTCAAGGCCATCGGCGTCTCCAACTTCCAGCCCCAGCACCTGCGTCGGCTGCTGGAGGACAGCGAGGTGGTGCCCGCGGTCAACCAGATCGAGGTTCACCCCTACCTCACGCAGGCCGACGCCAGGGCCTTCGGCGCCGAACACGACATCGCCACCGAGGCCTGGTCGCCCATCGCGCAGGGCAAGGTCCTCGACGACCCGACCATCAAGCGCATCGCCGAGCGGGTGGGCAAGACGCCCGCCCAGGTGACCCTCCGCTGGCACCTCCAGCGAGGGGACATCGTCTTCCCCAAGTCGGTGACCCAGAAGCGTATCGAGGAGAATTTCGACCTGTTCGACTTCGAACTCGGCGAAGGCGACATCGGTGAGATCTCGGCGCTGAACCGCGACGAGCGGACCGGCCCCGACCCGGACCGCTTCAACGGCTGA
- a CDS encoding MFS transporter: MTPSTSAAGGREPAAQEAGSEPDPRRWRALWVTLVAGFMSLLDVTIVAVALPTIQRDLHASPAQVQWVVSGYALTFALALVTAGRLGDALDRRRIFLLALSGFVVCSAACGVAPDIMLLVVARLAQGLAAGFMAPQNSALIQQMFRGAERGRAFGFFGATVGISSAAGPITGGAILALASGPAGWRWIFYVNVPIGILAVLLGRRLLPRIRRSGRGRVDVAGVLLLGLGVLAFMYPLVQADSGGLGRLWWLFPVGGVLLVGFVQWQRHLVASGNQPLLDLRLFSTVRGYAVGAGVGTLYFMGFSGVWLVFALFYQHGLHFSPLRSGLAVTPFALGSAAAAVVAGRMVERFGRLLTVAGLTGVIAGLGTTALLLRFVSLDIAPWVAAPALFLGGIGSGFVVSPNITMTLRDVPVRMAGAAGGALQTGQRLGAAVGTAALPGLFYLTLNRSGDYRGALVTALVVALVGMVACWALATFDWQRDRHHHHRHRKCPDEVANNPVHARQD; this comes from the coding sequence GTGACGCCGTCGACGTCAGCGGCCGGTGGCCGGGAACCGGCCGCTCAGGAGGCCGGGTCCGAGCCGGATCCACGGCGGTGGCGGGCCCTGTGGGTCACGTTGGTGGCCGGCTTCATGAGTCTGCTGGACGTGACGATCGTGGCCGTCGCCCTGCCGACCATCCAACGGGATCTGCACGCCTCACCCGCGCAGGTGCAGTGGGTGGTGTCCGGGTACGCCCTCACGTTCGCCCTCGCCCTGGTCACCGCTGGGCGCCTCGGTGACGCCCTGGACCGGCGTCGCATCTTCCTGCTGGCGCTCAGTGGCTTCGTGGTCTGCAGCGCCGCCTGCGGTGTGGCCCCCGACATCATGCTGCTGGTGGTGGCCCGCCTTGCCCAGGGCCTGGCGGCCGGTTTCATGGCCCCCCAGAACTCCGCGCTCATCCAGCAGATGTTCCGGGGCGCCGAACGCGGTCGGGCCTTCGGCTTCTTCGGCGCGACCGTCGGCATCTCCTCCGCCGCCGGTCCCATCACCGGCGGCGCCATCCTCGCGCTGGCGTCCGGGCCCGCGGGCTGGCGGTGGATCTTCTACGTCAACGTCCCCATCGGAATTCTCGCCGTCCTGCTCGGCCGTCGTCTCTTGCCGCGCATCCGGCGTTCCGGGCGTGGGCGCGTGGACGTGGCCGGCGTCCTGCTCCTCGGACTCGGCGTCCTCGCGTTCATGTATCCGCTGGTCCAGGCGGACTCCGGCGGCCTCGGCCGGCTGTGGTGGCTGTTCCCGGTCGGCGGCGTGCTCCTCGTCGGCTTCGTCCAGTGGCAGCGCCACCTCGTCGCCTCCGGCAACCAGCCACTGCTCGATCTGCGCCTGTTCAGCACCGTGCGCGGCTACGCCGTGGGCGCCGGCGTGGGCACGCTCTACTTCATGGGCTTCAGTGGCGTCTGGTTGGTCTTCGCTCTCTTCTACCAGCACGGTCTCCACTTCTCACCGCTCCGTTCGGGCCTCGCCGTGACCCCTTTCGCCCTCGGCTCGGCGGCCGCGGCGGTGGTCGCCGGCCGCATGGTGGAACGGTTCGGCCGCCTCCTCACCGTGGCCGGCCTGACGGGCGTGATCGCCGGCCTCGGGACCACGGCGCTGCTCCTTCGCTTCGTCTCCCTGGACATCGCGCCCTGGGTCGCGGCCCCGGCCCTGTTCCTCGGTGGCATCGGCAGTGGCTTCGTGGTCTCTCCCAACATCACCATGACCTTGCGGGACGTACCCGTGCGCATGGCGGGCGCCGCCGGCGGTGCCCTGCAGACCGGTCAGCGGCTCGGCGCCGCGGTGGGCACCGCGGCCCTGCCCGGCCTCTTCTACCTGACGCTGAACAGGAGCGGCGACTATCGCGGCGCCCTTGTCACCGCGCTGGTCGTCGCCCTCGTCGGCATGGTGGCGTGCTGGGCCCTCGCCACGTTCGACTGGCAGCGGGACCGGCATCATCACCACCGGCACCGCAAGTGCCCGGACGAGGTCGCGAACAATCCCGTGCACGCCCGGCAGGACTGA
- a CDS encoding NAD(P)/FAD-dependent oxidoreductase, which translates to MTTDVTIIGAGLGGLTLARVLHVHGIPATVYEAETSPAARTQGGMLDIHDHNGQPALRAAGLLEEFRGLILEGRQATRVLDRDGTVLLDEPDDGTAGRPEVQRGELRRILLDSLPAGTVQWGRKVSGVRALGDSRREVTFADGGTVVASLLVGADGAWSRVRPMVSDAAPEYIGRSFVETCLFDADTRHPAAAKAVGGGSLFALAPGKGIQAHRESGGTLHTYVALSRSQDWFARIDFSDSVAAGARIAEEFDGWAPELTALITDSDTAPILRPLNALPIEHQWDRVPGVTLLGDAAHLSAPNGEGANLAMYDGAELGKAIAARPDDVEAALTAYEQALFPRSAEAAADGVELHELLFGDNAPHGLIDMFTGHEETGDRAGLGAE; encoded by the coding sequence ATGACCACTGATGTCACGATCATCGGCGCCGGGCTCGGAGGACTGACCCTCGCCCGCGTCCTCCACGTCCACGGCATCCCGGCGACGGTCTATGAGGCCGAGACCTCGCCGGCCGCCCGCACTCAGGGCGGCATGCTCGACATCCACGACCACAACGGCCAACCGGCCCTGCGGGCGGCGGGCCTGCTCGAAGAGTTCCGCGGCCTCATCCTGGAGGGCCGCCAGGCGACACGGGTGCTCGACCGGGACGGGACCGTTCTGCTCGACGAACCCGACGACGGCACGGCCGGGCGCCCCGAGGTGCAGCGCGGCGAGCTTCGTCGGATCCTGCTCGACTCACTCCCGGCCGGCACCGTCCAGTGGGGACGCAAGGTCAGCGGTGTCCGCGCCCTCGGCGACAGCCGCCGCGAGGTGACCTTCGCCGACGGCGGTACCGTCGTCGCGAGTCTGCTGGTCGGCGCGGACGGCGCGTGGTCACGGGTCCGGCCGATGGTTTCCGACGCGGCACCCGAGTACATCGGCAGGTCGTTCGTCGAGACCTGCCTGTTCGACGCCGACACCCGGCACCCGGCCGCCGCGAAAGCGGTCGGCGGCGGGTCGCTGTTCGCGCTCGCGCCGGGCAAGGGGATCCAGGCTCACCGGGAGAGCGGCGGGACCCTGCACACCTACGTGGCGCTCTCGCGGTCGCAGGACTGGTTCGCCCGTATCGATTTCAGCGATTCCGTCGCGGCCGGCGCCCGGATCGCCGAGGAGTTCGACGGGTGGGCGCCGGAGCTCACCGCGCTGATCACCGACAGTGACACCGCGCCGATCCTGCGCCCCCTCAACGCCCTGCCCATCGAGCACCAGTGGGATCGGGTGCCGGGGGTGACCCTGCTCGGCGACGCCGCCCACCTCTCGGCCCCGAACGGCGAAGGCGCCAACCTGGCCATGTACGACGGCGCGGAACTCGGCAAGGCCATCGCCGCGCGTCCCGACGACGTCGAAGCCGCGCTCACCGCGTACGAGCAGGCCCTGTTCCCGCGCAGCGCCGAGGCCGCCGCCGATGGTGTCGAGCTGCACGAGCTCCTCTTCGGCGACAACGCACCCCATGGGCTGATCGACATGTTCACCGGACACGAGGAGACCGGGGACCGCGCCGGTCTCGGGGCCGAGTGA
- a CDS encoding TetR/AcrR family transcriptional regulator has product MATRTRRPERREEPLSREGIVEVAIELLDATGEGGLTFRALGERLATGPGAIYWHVANKGELLGAATDAVVAAALAVEPAGSPTSPQDEIRAVALGLFHAIDAHPWLAAQLSTQLSRSPWGSVAPRIFESIGRRVRSLGVPEDSWFTATSVLVHYTLGAAGQNAANTAHARTLGPGANRAEFLDAVSSAWEELDPDDYPFTRAVASRLREHDDREQFLAGIDLALTGITAPHPPGEQAPTPPTT; this is encoded by the coding sequence ATGGCAACCAGGACGCGTCGCCCAGAGCGACGAGAGGAACCGCTCTCCCGGGAGGGCATCGTCGAGGTCGCGATCGAGCTTCTCGACGCGACGGGCGAGGGCGGCCTCACGTTCCGCGCGCTGGGCGAGCGCCTCGCCACCGGACCCGGCGCGATCTATTGGCATGTCGCGAACAAGGGCGAGCTGCTCGGTGCCGCGACCGACGCGGTCGTCGCCGCCGCGCTGGCCGTCGAGCCCGCCGGGTCCCCGACCTCGCCGCAGGACGAGATCCGCGCCGTCGCGCTCGGCCTGTTCCACGCCATCGACGCACACCCTTGGCTCGCCGCGCAGCTCTCGACGCAGCTCTCCCGGAGTCCCTGGGGGTCGGTGGCGCCGCGGATCTTCGAGAGCATCGGCCGACGCGTCCGTTCGCTGGGGGTGCCCGAGGACAGCTGGTTCACGGCGACCTCGGTGCTGGTGCACTACACCCTCGGCGCCGCCGGGCAGAACGCCGCGAACACCGCGCACGCCCGCACTCTCGGGCCGGGCGCGAACCGCGCCGAGTTCCTCGACGCCGTATCGAGTGCTTGGGAAGAACTCGACCCCGACGACTATCCGTTCACCCGGGCCGTCGCAAGCCGGCTGCGCGAGCACGACGACCGCGAGCAGTTCCTCGCCGGAATCGATCTCGCCCTCACCGGCATCACCGCTCCCCACCCGCCCGGCGAACAGGCACCCACCCCGCCCACCACCTGA